Sequence from the Priestia megaterium genome:
CATGTTTTATCACCTTTATTCATAAAATTAATAACAGTTTCTGAATGCGTTTACATCACGGATGTGTTACGATAAAAATACATAGTAAATTAGGGGGAATTTAGCATGCCGGAACAAAGATACCGCTGGAAAAGCAAACATATTAGACAGCAGCTTTTAGTGTTAAACGGTCAAAAAGCACCAACTATTGTTTTAAAAGATGCAACATATTTGAACGCTCGAATGAAGCAGTGGAAAAAAGCGCATATTTGGGTTTACCAAGATCGTATTGTATACGTTGGCTCAGAGATGCCTAAGCACACAGACGCTTCCACAGAGATTATAGACTGTCGTGAGAAATATGTGGTTCCTGGGTATATTGAGCCGCATGTTCACCCGTTTCAGTTATATAATCCCCAGACTTTTTCCCAATATGCAGCCAAGCACGGAACAACGACTTTATTTAATGATAATTTAATTCTCGCTTTACAGCTTGAACAAAAAACGGCATTTTCATTGATTGAAGAAATGAAAACGTTACCACAATCGCTGTATTGGTGGTGCAGATTTGATTCGCAGACGGAAATTGATGAAGAGGCTGACATCTTCTCACATACGAACATTACTTCTTGGCTACAAAATGAAGCTGTCTTACAAGGAGGCGAACTGACAAGTTGGCCGAAGCTTTTAGACGGAGATGATTTAATGCTTCACTGGGTTCAAGAGACAAAACGGATGAGAAAGCACATTGAAGGACATTTCCCAGGGGCGTCAGCATTTACTTTGGCAAAAATGAAATTGCTCGGGGCAGACAGCGATCATGAGTCTATGACAGGGGAAGATGTTGTTGCTCGGTTAACGCAAGGCTATGACGTTGCTTTGCGCCACTCTTCAATTCGTCCGGATTTGCCAAAATTACTGCAGGAGTTAAAAGAGCTGCAGGTAGATTATTTTGACCATATTACGATGAATACAGACGGTTCTCCGCCTTCTTTTTACCAAAATGGCGTGTCAGATATGTTAATTACATTAGCTATTTCAGAAGGGGTTCCCGTGTTAGATGCTTATAATATGGTGTCTGTAAATATTGCTCGCTATTATAACATGGAACATTTGCACGGGCATGTAGCAACAGGCTGTGTGGCTAATATTAATATTTTAGAAGATCCTATGCGGCCTACTCCGGTATCTGTGCTAGCAAAAGGAAAGTGGATGAAAAAAGAAGGCAAAGAACAAGCATTAGCCTCAGTAGAATTTCCTTGGGAAAAGTTTGGTTTTTCACCGTTAAAGTTGGACTTTGATTTAACGATGGACGATTTTCAATTTTCAATGCCAGTAGGCGTAAAAATGAAAAATGCTGTTATTATGGAGCCGTATTCAATTCACTTGAATGTGAGCGGAGATGTATTAGCCTCTGATCATGATGAAAGCTTTTTAGTGCTGGTGGACCGAGAAGGCAAGTGGCGGATCAATACGCTGTTAAAAGGATTTGCGACAAATGTATCGGGACTGGCGAGTTCATTTTCAAATACAGGTGATTTTATTTTAATTGGAAAATCGAAAAAAGATATGATGTGTGCATTTAAACGTATGAAAGAAATTGGAGGCGGTATTGTCATTACGGAAGATGAGAAAGTAGTATATGAACTGGATCTTCCGTTAAAAGGAGTCATGTCGAATCTGCCAATGGAGGAGTTAAGTAAACGAGAGGTAGAACTCAAGAAAGTGCTGGGTGAGCGAGGATACAAACACGATGATCCTGTCTATTCACTGCTGTTCTTTTCGTCTACACATTTGCCTTATATTCGTATCACGCCAGTAGGAATTTATGACGTTATGAATAAAAAAGTACTTTTTCCGTCTATAATGCGTTAAAATATAAAAGTATCAAAGGAATTTGAAATTTGTATGAAATTGGCTGTCTTCATACAGAATGAATGTATGTGCAAATAAATATAGAAACTGTATTTTATAGATAGAAACAACCAGTAAAGAAAGCCAATGATAAAGGAGTTCGATACGATGCAAATCAACAAACTACGAGGAAAAGAATTAGATCAGCTATTTCAAGCGATTTTATCATTAGAAAACATTGAAGAATGCTATCAATTTTTTGATGACCTATGTACAGTTAATGAAATTCAATCATTAGCACAGCGCTTAGAAGTGGCAAGAATGCTAAGAGAAGGCAACACGTACCATAAAATTGAGACGGAAACTGGAGCAAGCACAGCGACTATTTCCCGTGTTAAACGCTGCTTGAATTATGGAAGCGATGCGTATCAAATGGTGTTAGAACGCCTTCAAGAAGATTCAAATCAAAAGTAAAGCGTATGGCTGAAGCAGCCATACGCTTATTTTTTTTATTAAAATTGAGTTGCTTCTTCAATGATATTTTTAAGGTCGCTAATTGCTACACGTTTTTGTTCCATTGTGTCGCGGTTACGGATTGTTACTTGATTGTCTTCTAATGAATCGAAGTCAAATGTAATACAGAACGGCG
This genomic interval carries:
- a CDS encoding YerC/YecD family TrpR-related protein encodes the protein MQINKLRGKELDQLFQAILSLENIEECYQFFDDLCTVNEIQSLAQRLEVARMLREGNTYHKIETETGASTATISRVKRCLNYGSDAYQMVLERLQEDSNQK
- a CDS encoding adenine deaminase C-terminal domain-containing protein — encoded protein: MPEQRYRWKSKHIRQQLLVLNGQKAPTIVLKDATYLNARMKQWKKAHIWVYQDRIVYVGSEMPKHTDASTEIIDCREKYVVPGYIEPHVHPFQLYNPQTFSQYAAKHGTTTLFNDNLILALQLEQKTAFSLIEEMKTLPQSLYWWCRFDSQTEIDEEADIFSHTNITSWLQNEAVLQGGELTSWPKLLDGDDLMLHWVQETKRMRKHIEGHFPGASAFTLAKMKLLGADSDHESMTGEDVVARLTQGYDVALRHSSIRPDLPKLLQELKELQVDYFDHITMNTDGSPPSFYQNGVSDMLITLAISEGVPVLDAYNMVSVNIARYYNMEHLHGHVATGCVANINILEDPMRPTPVSVLAKGKWMKKEGKEQALASVEFPWEKFGFSPLKLDFDLTMDDFQFSMPVGVKMKNAVIMEPYSIHLNVSGDVLASDHDESFLVLVDREGKWRINTLLKGFATNVSGLASSFSNTGDFILIGKSKKDMMCAFKRMKEIGGGIVITEDEKVVYELDLPLKGVMSNLPMEELSKREVELKKVLGERGYKHDDPVYSLLFFSSTHLPYIRITPVGIYDVMNKKVLFPSIMR